The segment TAGCAAACAAATTGCTAAAACTGAGAATTAAAAATAAAATTAAAATATATTTTTTCATACTGCCCTTACTTTTTTCTTTCATTCATTTTGTTAGACATTCATCATAAAAACATTTTGCATAAAGAACAAAGAGAAATAACTCAAAATAGCAGCCGCGATCGGAGTTATTACCCAGCCACTGCTTATTTTTCCTAACATGCGCCAATTAATATTTCTTCCCCCTTTGGCAATGCTGATGCCGAGAACTGCCCCGACAATAGATTGCGAACTGGAAACCGGTACAAGCGGAAATGATGGAAGCCCGTGTGAAATCAGGAAATATTTCAATCCTTGAGAAGCAAAAACGAATAAAACTAATGAACTTGCCGAAACTGCTACAAAGGCACTAATCGGTGATAATTTGAATATTCCTTTTCCCACAGTCATCATCACTTTTTTGGAATAAGTAAAAACTCCTACTGCAATGGCTATTCCTCCAAGAAGAAAAAGTTGCTGAATTGAGCTTAGTTGGAACAACGAGCCCACGCTCATATTGTGAAACGGGGAAGAGGAAGTGAAAACGCCCATGACATTTGCAATGTTATTTGCTCCCAAACTGTAAGCGCCAAATGCTCCGACAATAATAAGCCCGATTCGAGTATAAAAATCCAGACGAATTAAATGAATTTTTGATTTTTCCACGACCCCTTTAACAATAAAGAAAATGATAAATGAGAAAACGGCAGAGAGTATTGGTGAAAAAATCCACGTACCTACGATTTTGGATAATGAACTGATACTTGTGGGATTATGAGAAAAAAAGTTCCAACCGATAATTGCTCCCACAATTGCCTGAGATGTGGAAACCGGTAAACCGGATTTCGTCATCCACAAAACAGTTATCGCAGCTGCCAATGCAACGATGAATGCACCACCGAGTTCATTTATTGCTCCCAATTTTCCCAAAGTGTGAGAAGCACCCGCACCACTAACAACTGCTCCAATAATAATGAAAACACTGCAAATAAGCGCAGCGAGTTTGAAACGAATCATCTTTGTGCCAACTGCTGTTCCAAAAATATTGGCTGCATCGTTTGCTCCCAAAGACCAACCCAAGAATAAACCGCTTGATAAAAAGAATAATATTTTTAGCAAAATTTTACACCTTGATTCCGCTTATATTTGGCGTTTTATGGCATAAACTGCCAGTCTCTCGGCCACTTCTTCCGCCACATCGGACACAAGAGCAATCTTCTCTGCAAAATATCGCAAGTGAACTTTCTTGCTAAATCTTGTAATTTCTTCACTGTTGAATACATTTCGTTTTAGTATCTCTTCCACATTATCAGCTTCATGCTCATAATAATGGACTTTATTTATAAAATCGTTTACGAGATTTATCTCTTTAAAAAATGATCTTGCACCTTTTACAACTTCTTCTACTGATTTTGAAGAAAGTTCTGCCAATAACAAAAAATCTTTGTGTAAAAATTTTGGAATATCAGGTTTTTCAATCGAAAACTGTTCAATTGCTTTTTCGGCAGTATCCACAACATTATCCATTGTTTCGAGCAATCCGAGAACATCACCGCGAGATTCGGGAATGAGCATATTGGTATATAATTTATACTTTATGTTTCTTCTGATATTATCGGCTTCCGATTCCAACTTTGTAATATTTTCATACTGGGTTTCAAATCTCTTGGTATCCTGATTGAGATAAGATTTTATTCCTTCCAAAAAAATCAAACTGGAAACAGTTACTTTGTCGAGATATTCGTCAATGTCTCCTTCCAACTGCTTTGTCCGATTCATAAACATTTTTTTCATAATAACTCCGATTAACCTCTTTTTAAAAACCGATCGAACAATAGCCCGTGACGCAATCCGCTATCGCTCAGAGTGAATTTTTTCAAAGAAAAATATTCCAGAATACTTTTCACGATTCCGGCTCCAGCCAGAATCACATCTGCTCTTTTGGGTTGTAAGCCGATTATTTTTTTGCGTTCTTCAATTGTTTTGCTCTGATACATTTTCAGCTGTCTTTCGACCTCTACCTTGCTCATAGACGATCCTTGAATCCGGTTTGGGTCATACTTTTCCATTTTATGCATCACCGCACCCATACTTGTAACCGTTCCACCGATTCCAATAAGATAATCTGCATTTTTTTCTAACTCATGTTCCTCGAAAAATATTTTTATGTATGCCAACATCTGCTTTAGTTCGGCATTAGTTACCGGATTGGAATTTAGAAATTTTTCAGTCGGTTGAATTGCTCCGATATTTAGGCTTTTTCTATTAAGTAATTCTTTGCCTTTACCAAAAATAAATTCTGTACTTCCACCGCCGGTATCGAAAACAACCACATTTTTGTCCGTGTTACCAATTGTGGAAAGAACCGCAAGATAAGATAATCTCGCTTCTTCTTCTCCATCTATAATTTCAATCGTCAGTCCGAGTTCATTTTTTACGCGATCAACAAACTCTTTCGAATTTGTTGCGGTTCGGAGGCACATAGTTCCTACAGCAGCGATTTCAGCCACTTCGTTTTCTTTAGCAATTTTCA is part of the Candidatus Cloacimonadota bacterium genome and harbors:
- a CDS encoding inorganic phosphate transporter, which encodes MLKILFFLSSGLFLGWSLGANDAANIFGTAVGTKMIRFKLAALICSVFIIIGAVVSGAGASHTLGKLGAINELGGAFIVALAAAITVLWMTKSGLPVSTSQAIVGAIIGWNFFSHNPTSISSLSKIVGTWIFSPILSAVFSFIIFFIVKGVVEKSKIHLIRLDFYTRIGLIIVGAFGAYSLGANNIANVMGVFTSSSPFHNMSVGSLFQLSSIQQLFLLGGIAIAVGVFTYSKKVMMTVGKGIFKLSPISAFVAVSASSLVLFVFASQGLKYFLISHGLPSFPLVPVSSSQSIVGAVLGISIAKGGRNINWRMLGKISSGWVITPIAAAILSYFSLFFMQNVFMMNV
- a CDS encoding DUF47 family protein, yielding MKKMFMNRTKQLEGDIDEYLDKVTVSSLIFLEGIKSYLNQDTKRFETQYENITKLESEADNIRRNIKYKLYTNMLIPESRGDVLGLLETMDNVVDTAEKAIEQFSIEKPDIPKFLHKDFLLLAELSSKSVEEVVKGARSFFKEINLVNDFINKVHYYEHEADNVEEILKRNVFNSEEITRFSKKVHLRYFAEKIALVSDVAEEVAERLAVYAIKRQI
- a CDS encoding Ppx/GppA phosphatase family protein → MKKYAILDIGTNSIKFFLNSVEDGKATKIIDTNNISRLGEGLQKTGKISEEAMKRNIDSLSTFVKIAKENEVAEIAAVGTMCLRTATNSKEFVDRVKNELGLTIEIIDGEEEARLSYLAVLSTIGNTDKNVVVFDTGGGSTEFIFGKGKELLNRKSLNIGAIQPTEKFLNSNPVTNAELKQMLAYIKIFFEEHELEKNADYLIGIGGTVTSMGAVMHKMEKYDPNRIQGSSMSKVEVERQLKMYQSKTIEERKKIIGLQPKRADVILAGAGIVKSILEYFSLKKFTLSDSGLRHGLLFDRFLKRG